GTGGTTTTGAGAGACGGTCGGCTGACGGTCCGCGAGACGGCGGACCCCGAACCCGGGCCCGGTGAACTGCTGCTACGCACGCTGAGTACCGCGATTTGCGCCTCGGATGTGCACTTCATGGACCACCCCGAACTCGCCGTCGACGATCCGACCGGACGCTCGTTGTACGACCCCGATCGCGATATCGTGCTCGGTCACGAATTCGTCGGTGAGGTCCTCGGACACGGACCCGGCTGCTCGGATCAGTTCGCCGTGGGCACCCGGGTGACCTCGATACCGATACGCCTGGTCGACGGCGGCGCCGGCGGAGTGCGGATCATCGGGCAGCACCCCGAAGCGCAGGGGAGTTTCGCTGAGCTGCTGGTGATTTCGGAGGCGGCGGCCAAGGCCGTCTCCGGCGACGTTGCCAGTGATGCCGTCGCGATGGTCGATGCCTTCGCGGTCGGCGAGTTCTATGTGCGATCGGCAGATATCCAACCGGGCGAGATCGCCGTCGTCATCGGTGCGGGGGCGATCGGCCTGTCGGCCGTCGCCGCCCTGGCATCCCGCGGCGTCGAACCGATCATCGTGGCCGACTTCAAGGCCGACCGGCGCACTCTGGCCCGGGACCGCTTCGGCGCACACGTGGTCGTCGACCCTGCGGAGCAGCCGTGGGCGGACGCATTCCGGGAGGTTCGCGGCGAGCGCGGATTGCCCGGGCCGGCCGTGGTATTCGAATGCGTGGGCGCCGCCGGCCTGATCCAGAACATCGTCGAGTCCGCCGAGATGATGACTCGCATCTACTGCGCGGGCGGCTGGTACACCGGAGACACCCTGGACATCACCACCGCGACCCGCCAAGGCGTCACAATCCAATTCGGCGGCGGCCCGCATCCCCAGGACTGGTACGGAACCCTCGAGGCCATCGCGGCGGGCAAGCTGGATCCGCTCCCCAGCGTGGGGAAGGTCATCGGGCTCGACGACGTTCCCGAGGCGCTCGATCTCGCCCGCCGATCCGACGGGCCGCCGCGCATCGTTGTCCACCCGAACGGAGACCCGAATTGAGGCAGACGTGACCGAACGAGAAGACCGCCAGGACATCTCCGACCTGTTGGTGCGCTACGCGACCGGGATCGACCGCCGCGACTGGCCGCTGTTTCGCACCGTGTTCACCGACGACTGTGAGCTCGACTATGGCGAGATCGGCACCTGGCATGGCGTGGACGAAGTAACCGAGTTCATGGACACCACGCACGCGATGGCGGGCCACACCCTGCACCGCTTGTCCAAT
The Mycobacterium sp. 050128 genome window above contains:
- a CDS encoding nuclear transport factor 2 family protein — protein: MTEREDRQDISDLLVRYATGIDRRDWPLFRTVFTDDCELDYGEIGTWHGVDEVTEFMDTTHAMAGHTLHRLSNQAVTLEGDKASARTYVDAVIMFGDNQSGVNAWGFYDDEIVRTADGWRIARRRFTQVRITTFGP
- a CDS encoding zinc-binding dehydrogenase, encoding MVLRDGRLTVRETADPEPGPGELLLRTLSTAICASDVHFMDHPELAVDDPTGRSLYDPDRDIVLGHEFVGEVLGHGPGCSDQFAVGTRVTSIPIRLVDGGAGGVRIIGQHPEAQGSFAELLVISEAAAKAVSGDVASDAVAMVDAFAVGEFYVRSADIQPGEIAVVIGAGAIGLSAVAALASRGVEPIIVADFKADRRTLARDRFGAHVVVDPAEQPWADAFREVRGERGLPGPAVVFECVGAAGLIQNIVESAEMMTRIYCAGGWYTGDTLDITTATRQGVTIQFGGGPHPQDWYGTLEAIAAGKLDPLPSVGKVIGLDDVPEALDLARRSDGPPRIVVHPNGDPN